One part of the Tautonia rosea genome encodes these proteins:
- a CDS encoding O-antigen ligase family protein produces the protein MTPPMAGRSGKSRKRSKTPPDTLRPSAAVPDDASRFGEHLRRLALGLTAALIVARAYWPSEGMTEIETGAQLPWTFALLAVTALAVVGAMMERTLRFRFGWADLALLALIAAVGVSASGALDRRVAINLAWQWVGVGGVYLLFRNLPRNRNESQALAGALAATAAAVSAYALYQVGIELPAFRAQFEQNPARMLAMLGVNAAPGSPEYEQFVNRVLYSREPYATFALANSLAGYIVGPLVLGIGLLIVGIGTRVAQGENTSRPRPTILSLLMAALLVLAVLVVLLLTKSRSAFAGLVVGVAILAVWMAPRLGRRAVIGGTLGLIVVGVLASVGLWQLGLLDREVITQSTLSLRYRVEYWIGTWRVLTDGNTWLTGLGPGNFRPEYRVHKLVEASEDIADPHNLLLEVWSTAGLFGLVFLLLGLALVLWNLFGPARSGTLAKAPTDRPVDSEPTTITPKSARALLLWAGLGGWIGVILLGDLVIFADDNEGLIRWLILGLGWGLAVALAGPLWARVSIPPVALGAAIVATVVNLLAAGGIGYAPVASMLWGLSAIGLNLREDRPVGRLRELPGLFFPFTAAAVLAAILGTFYGTVSPYWRSQTLMNRADALLAQRPTAPRQEDLDQVGDLLDRAIAADLYATRPYLALAELELVAWLSRGAPPEDAVWNRIERLLDSARTPPRDPRSLDVRMARLNSASRILQARPDLPSTARDRLRAIIADASYTIATELAPTRPIDRARAAEALAAVGQFDRAIEQAEIALDLDARVPHLDKKLPNATRERLIASITTWRSAKDVNDPEPADESARSAP, from the coding sequence ATGACTCCTCCTATGGCGGGGCGATCCGGTAAATCTCGGAAACGATCGAAGACACCTCCGGACACGCTGCGCCCCTCAGCGGCGGTTCCGGACGATGCCTCCCGATTCGGCGAACACCTCCGACGGCTCGCCCTTGGCCTAACCGCTGCCCTGATCGTCGCTCGGGCCTACTGGCCCTCCGAGGGGATGACTGAGATCGAGACCGGAGCCCAGTTGCCCTGGACCTTTGCTCTTCTTGCCGTGACGGCCCTGGCCGTGGTCGGAGCGATGATGGAACGCACGCTCCGCTTCCGGTTTGGCTGGGCCGATCTGGCCCTCCTCGCCCTGATCGCTGCCGTCGGTGTCAGTGCCTCAGGAGCACTCGATCGCCGAGTCGCCATCAACCTGGCCTGGCAGTGGGTCGGTGTGGGAGGGGTCTACCTGCTGTTCCGCAACCTGCCAAGGAACCGCAACGAATCCCAAGCCCTCGCCGGTGCCCTTGCGGCGACGGCCGCGGCAGTGTCTGCCTACGCCCTCTATCAGGTCGGGATCGAGCTACCTGCCTTCCGCGCCCAGTTCGAGCAAAACCCCGCTCGAATGCTGGCCATGCTCGGTGTCAATGCTGCCCCCGGCTCCCCCGAGTACGAGCAGTTCGTCAACCGCGTCCTCTATTCCCGAGAGCCCTACGCCACCTTCGCCCTGGCCAACTCACTGGCCGGTTACATCGTCGGTCCGTTGGTGCTGGGTATTGGGCTCTTGATCGTTGGCATTGGAACCCGAGTGGCCCAGGGCGAGAACACGTCCCGCCCGAGGCCGACCATCCTCTCGCTCCTCATGGCGGCCCTGCTGGTGCTGGCCGTCCTCGTCGTGCTGCTCCTGACCAAGAGTCGCAGTGCCTTCGCGGGCCTGGTCGTCGGTGTGGCGATTCTGGCTGTCTGGATGGCCCCGCGGCTTGGGCGTCGAGCCGTGATCGGCGGCACCTTGGGGCTGATCGTCGTTGGTGTCCTGGCTTCGGTCGGCCTTTGGCAACTGGGACTGCTCGACCGGGAAGTCATCACCCAATCCACCCTTTCTCTGCGCTACCGGGTCGAGTACTGGATCGGCACCTGGCGCGTCTTGACCGATGGCAACACCTGGCTCACCGGCCTCGGCCCGGGGAATTTCCGCCCCGAGTACCGTGTGCATAAACTTGTCGAGGCGAGCGAGGACATTGCCGACCCCCACAACCTTCTCCTCGAAGTCTGGTCAACCGCCGGACTCTTCGGCCTGGTCTTCCTGCTGCTTGGCCTGGCCCTGGTGCTCTGGAATCTGTTCGGACCCGCTCGATCAGGAACCCTGGCCAAGGCTCCGACTGATCGGCCTGTCGATTCCGAGCCGACCACGATCACTCCCAAAAGTGCCCGAGCACTGCTCCTCTGGGCGGGCCTAGGCGGCTGGATCGGTGTTATCCTCCTCGGTGATCTGGTGATCTTCGCCGACGACAACGAGGGCCTGATTCGCTGGCTCATCCTTGGCCTCGGCTGGGGCCTGGCGGTGGCCCTGGCCGGGCCACTCTGGGCTCGCGTCTCAATTCCCCCGGTCGCCCTCGGCGCGGCAATCGTGGCCACGGTCGTCAACCTCCTTGCCGCTGGAGGGATCGGTTATGCCCCGGTCGCCTCGATGCTCTGGGGCCTGTCGGCGATCGGGTTGAACCTGCGAGAGGATCGCCCCGTCGGTCGGCTTCGCGAGCTTCCCGGTCTGTTCTTCCCGTTCACGGCCGCGGCGGTATTGGCGGCGATCCTCGGCACCTTCTACGGCACTGTCTCCCCCTACTGGCGATCACAAACCCTCATGAACCGGGCCGACGCCCTGCTCGCCCAGCGTCCGACTGCCCCGCGTCAGGAGGATCTCGATCAGGTCGGTGATCTGCTCGACCGTGCCATCGCGGCCGATCTCTATGCCACCCGCCCCTATCTCGCCCTCGCCGAGTTGGAGCTGGTCGCCTGGCTGAGTCGGGGTGCTCCGCCCGAGGATGCCGTCTGGAACCGCATTGAGCGGCTGCTCGACTCCGCACGCACCCCGCCGCGCGACCCCCGATCGCTCGACGTCCGCATGGCCCGACTCAATTCCGCCAGCCGGATCTTGCAAGCGAGGCCCGATCTTCCTTCGACCGCTCGTGATCGTCTGCGGGCCATCATCGCCGACGCCTCGTATACGATCGCCACCGAACTCGCGCCGACCCGCCCAATCGATCGCGCCCGAGCTGCCGAGGCCCTTGCCGCTGTCGGTCAGTTCGACCGTGCGATTGAGCAAGCCGAGATCGCTCTCGACCTTGATGCCCGCGTGCCTCACCTCGACAAAAAACTGCCCAACGCGACCCGCGAACGTCTCATCGCCTCGATCACCACCTGGCGATCTGCCAAAGACGTCAACGATCCCGAACCCGCTGATGAGTCCGCTCGCTCGGCACCGTAG
- a CDS encoding FG-GAP-like repeat-containing protein has protein sequence MRYAIRDRSTLAVVLLATLGLSGCGWFRGQAPEANVVIEGIPPSSVEAVLDAHYAGLGHMERYEYADAAERFREVRRDAPDWQPGKINLAIALLNQTGEAIAEENGGDSSTEGGQSRFDEAIGLLDSVLAEDPGNLHAHYCKGIILEQVGRWQEAHEEFSAVVEGDPNDAHALYWSAVTMPDDSGQERAALYDPEKLVEPLERALAINPYLVPALYNLSRAYIRLGRRDDYDRLTEMKNRLDPQRSEPPPGIGDTAAKVYGEMGQYADVVGPPSRRPSPDSETPPEFGAFELADVVLPDGHRWASADDFTDSLAVVGRARARFGAGVAALDVDRDGKIDLYVTAAVAGPDGVRDALLRNLGGGKFEDVSDAFGIPTDRASLGVAVADFDADFFPDLYLTGVGPNHLLRNTGAGRFEDLTDATGTDGGDAVSLTARWLDLDMDGDLDLFVVNYCDASDADRAFTEGEVSGSFTVAYRNDGQPVPQETGTPLSFAPLAVEGPKANAVAGLEIAFSEWSDAVALQDAEVPHVSVAALDVEGDRDLDLVLAADGEPLRVILNDRLGQFHAVDLIVDTMPRQLSGLLVTDLDQDGRPDLVATGANGQTIAWRNATEGRGETLELSFEPFPINGEGWRAATVADLDLDGLPDLIATSIERDMPTWSRNEGDRLTTRPLLSMPAGEEGSAELLGGVYVNLSDDAPLPDLFLVRDGLSPIIAGNQGNGNRWLGLDLAGRWNIYPELMRTNPHGLGTALSLEGANLSVHYHHTTTESGTGQSIAPVVLGLGDADLVPLIRLRWPDGVMQTELNQAADVTITLAEKNRKTGSCPVLFTWNGERFVCIGDILGGGGMGYLVAPGVYSQPDRDEMVHITDEQLAEQGGVYRISISEPMDEVAYLDHLMLDVVDRPPGVEAHPDERFAPGGNRPSGDLYAWRETIAPESASDLDGNDVRELLAAKDRRTVDTFKRHIRWIGYAEDHGVVLDFGDRLSGFGPEDRLVLCMNGWVEYPYSQTNYAASTAGVDLQPPVLERLREDGIWEVIEPDPGYPAGLPRMTTLDLTGKLLGDRCVLRIRTNMECYWDQAFIALRDPEAEEQLRVSSLPVARAKLGPRGYTREVSPDGRLPLLYDYDYVDPAPLAPFAGLLTRFGNVVDLLTADDDLLCLVGPGDEVRVEFDATAPPLPEGWTRSYVLRSYGYCKDADPFTGGSDTVGPLPWKGMPSYPFAEGVERPRDPVYQEYLDTYQTRIAGGD, from the coding sequence ATGCGGTATGCGATCCGCGATCGATCGACCCTGGCGGTCGTGCTGCTGGCGACACTTGGTCTTTCCGGCTGCGGCTGGTTTCGGGGGCAAGCTCCCGAGGCTAACGTGGTCATTGAGGGCATTCCGCCGTCCTCGGTCGAGGCGGTGCTCGACGCCCATTACGCCGGGCTCGGGCACATGGAACGGTACGAGTACGCCGACGCCGCAGAGCGGTTCCGGGAGGTCCGCCGTGACGCTCCAGACTGGCAACCGGGCAAGATCAATTTGGCCATCGCACTCTTGAACCAGACCGGTGAGGCGATTGCCGAGGAGAACGGTGGCGATTCCTCCACGGAAGGGGGGCAGAGCCGGTTCGACGAGGCGATCGGGTTGCTCGACTCGGTGCTCGCCGAAGATCCGGGCAACCTTCATGCACACTACTGCAAGGGGATCATCCTCGAACAGGTCGGCCGCTGGCAGGAGGCGCACGAGGAGTTCTCGGCTGTCGTGGAGGGAGATCCGAACGACGCGCACGCCCTCTACTGGTCGGCGGTCACCATGCCGGACGACTCGGGCCAGGAGCGGGCCGCCCTGTATGATCCCGAGAAGCTGGTCGAACCATTGGAGCGAGCGCTGGCGATCAACCCGTATCTTGTGCCGGCGCTTTACAACCTCTCACGGGCCTACATCCGCCTTGGCCGACGCGACGATTATGACCGTCTGACCGAGATGAAGAATCGGCTCGATCCTCAGCGGAGCGAGCCGCCTCCGGGCATCGGCGACACGGCGGCCAAGGTCTACGGCGAAATGGGGCAATACGCTGATGTCGTCGGCCCGCCGTCTCGGAGACCCTCTCCCGACTCGGAAACCCCGCCGGAATTCGGGGCCTTTGAGCTTGCGGATGTGGTCTTGCCCGATGGCCACCGTTGGGCCTCGGCCGACGATTTCACCGACTCGCTTGCGGTGGTTGGTCGGGCTCGGGCAAGGTTCGGAGCCGGGGTCGCCGCGCTTGACGTGGACCGGGACGGCAAGATCGACCTCTATGTGACGGCCGCGGTGGCCGGGCCGGACGGGGTCCGAGATGCCTTGCTCAGAAACCTCGGCGGTGGGAAGTTCGAGGACGTGTCGGACGCCTTCGGCATCCCGACCGATCGTGCCAGCCTCGGCGTGGCGGTGGCTGACTTCGACGCCGACTTCTTCCCGGATCTCTACCTGACCGGCGTCGGTCCGAACCACTTGCTTCGGAACACCGGAGCAGGGCGGTTCGAGGACCTGACCGATGCGACCGGAACCGATGGGGGCGACGCCGTAAGCCTGACGGCCCGATGGCTTGACCTCGACATGGACGGCGACCTGGATCTGTTCGTCGTGAATTACTGCGATGCCTCGGACGCCGACAGGGCATTCACCGAAGGAGAGGTGAGCGGATCCTTCACCGTTGCCTACCGGAACGACGGCCAGCCGGTCCCGCAGGAGACGGGGACGCCGCTCTCGTTTGCTCCGCTCGCCGTGGAAGGGCCGAAGGCGAACGCGGTGGCCGGCCTGGAAATCGCCTTCTCGGAATGGAGCGATGCGGTGGCCTTGCAGGATGCCGAGGTGCCGCATGTGAGTGTGGCGGCGCTGGATGTTGAGGGGGACCGGGATCTGGATTTGGTCCTCGCCGCCGATGGAGAACCACTCCGGGTCATTCTGAACGATCGGCTTGGCCAGTTCCATGCCGTGGATCTCATCGTGGACACGATGCCCCGGCAATTGAGCGGGCTTCTGGTGACTGACCTTGATCAGGATGGCCGCCCGGACCTGGTTGCGACCGGGGCGAATGGTCAAACCATTGCCTGGCGGAACGCAACGGAGGGCAGGGGGGAAACGCTCGAACTCTCATTCGAACCGTTCCCGATCAACGGCGAAGGCTGGCGAGCGGCCACCGTGGCCGACCTGGACCTGGATGGCTTGCCAGACCTGATCGCGACCTCGATCGAGCGCGACATGCCGACCTGGTCTCGGAACGAAGGGGATCGCTTGACGACCCGACCCTTGCTCTCGATGCCAGCCGGCGAGGAAGGGTCGGCCGAACTCCTGGGTGGCGTGTACGTCAACCTGAGCGACGATGCTCCGCTGCCCGATTTGTTCCTCGTACGGGATGGATTGTCCCCGATCATCGCCGGCAACCAGGGGAATGGGAACCGCTGGCTGGGGCTCGACCTCGCCGGGCGATGGAACATTTACCCGGAGCTGATGCGGACGAACCCGCATGGTCTGGGAACGGCCTTGTCGCTGGAAGGTGCGAATCTGTCGGTCCATTACCACCACACGACGACCGAGTCGGGCACGGGACAGTCGATTGCTCCGGTCGTTCTCGGGTTGGGAGATGCGGACCTGGTTCCCTTGATCCGCCTGCGATGGCCCGACGGCGTGATGCAGACCGAACTGAATCAGGCGGCCGACGTGACGATCACCCTGGCTGAGAAGAACCGAAAGACCGGCAGTTGCCCGGTGCTTTTCACGTGGAACGGGGAGCGGTTCGTTTGCATCGGCGACATTCTCGGCGGTGGAGGGATGGGCTACCTGGTCGCGCCCGGAGTCTACAGCCAACCCGACCGGGACGAGATGGTCCACATCACCGATGAGCAGTTGGCGGAGCAGGGGGGCGTTTATCGGATCTCGATCTCCGAGCCGATGGACGAGGTCGCGTATCTCGATCACCTGATGCTCGATGTGGTTGATCGGCCTCCGGGGGTCGAGGCGCATCCTGACGAACGGTTCGCTCCTGGCGGGAATCGGCCGAGTGGCGACCTGTACGCCTGGCGGGAGACGATTGCCCCCGAGTCGGCTTCGGACCTGGACGGGAACGACGTGAGGGAGCTGCTCGCGGCCAAGGACCGACGGACGGTCGATACGTTCAAGCGACATATCCGGTGGATCGGCTATGCCGAGGATCACGGCGTGGTGCTCGACTTCGGCGACCGGCTTTCCGGGTTCGGGCCGGAAGATCGTCTGGTGCTTTGCATGAACGGCTGGGTCGAGTACCCGTACTCCCAGACGAACTACGCAGCCTCAACGGCCGGGGTCGATCTGCAACCGCCGGTTCTGGAGCGGCTCCGGGAAGATGGGATCTGGGAGGTGATCGAGCCTGACCCCGGATATCCCGCCGGATTGCCCCGGATGACGACGCTCGACCTGACGGGCAAGCTGCTTGGCGATCGCTGCGTCTTGCGAATTCGAACCAACATGGAATGCTACTGGGATCAGGCCTTCATCGCCCTGCGTGATCCCGAGGCAGAGGAGCAACTGCGCGTTTCGTCGCTTCCGGTGGCTCGGGCAAAGCTCGGCCCAAGGGGGTACACCCGAGAGGTCTCGCCCGATGGGCGGCTGCCCTTGCTCTACGATTACGACTATGTCGACCCCGCGCCGCTCGCACCCTTCGCCGGTCTGCTGACGCGGTTCGGCAATGTGGTCGACTTGCTGACGGCGGATGACGACCTGCTCTGCCTGGTCGGCCCAGGAGATGAGGTCCGGGTCGAGTTCGACGCGACGGCCCCTCCTTTGCCGGAAGGGTGGACGCGGAGCTATGTCCTTCGCTCGTACGGCTACTGCAAGGATGCTGACCCATTCACGGGTGGAAGCGATACGGTCGGACCCTTGCCCTGGAAGGGGATGCCGTCGTATCCCTTTGCGGAGGGCGTGGAGCGTCCGAGAGATCCGGTTTATCAGGAATATCTCGACACCTACCAGACCCGGATCGCAGGAGGGGATTGA
- a CDS encoding multiheme c-type cytochrome, whose amino-acid sequence MGSLDSGSEASTPPPDTAARVREAVIVLLVCVMGLGGLLWGLNRKPAPEDEPARGASATHPAAIVREDFVGDSTCAECHPSIAFYHDQNGHSRTFRRAADRSLADRLDGRVVADPERPGVSWEFLLEDERFSVERRHGNRVDRVPIEFALGSGYHATTFVSRIEEADEDAGSRGNLTLREHRLTYYHDDSLRLTPGQKAATSLPGTDALGRIVHGDEAFDCLSCHVTLTSGTDADRFDEETMIPNVTCERCHGPGRSHIEDARGGLDPDALVMPFGPTRNSTEDQMRLCGACHRHPADAPPNTIRPDNFELIRYQPVGLMQSACYTQSNGALSCTTCHDPHRRPSTDPAYYTAACLSCHTPTQPEQVPCPVSPSQDCTSCHMPRLDSGQGIFFSDHWIRVRDELAPKPEDHPNETE is encoded by the coding sequence ATGGGCTCGCTCGATTCCGGCTCCGAAGCCTCAACTCCGCCTCCCGATACCGCCGCGCGGGTTCGGGAAGCGGTTATTGTCCTTCTCGTCTGTGTCATGGGCCTTGGCGGCTTGCTCTGGGGCCTCAATCGGAAACCCGCTCCCGAGGATGAACCGGCCCGAGGGGCTTCGGCGACCCATCCGGCCGCGATCGTGAGGGAGGACTTTGTCGGCGACAGTACCTGTGCCGAATGCCATCCGTCGATCGCCTTCTATCACGATCAGAACGGCCACAGTCGGACGTTTCGCCGGGCGGCCGATCGTTCGCTCGCCGATCGGCTAGATGGTCGGGTGGTGGCGGACCCGGAACGACCGGGCGTTTCCTGGGAGTTCCTGCTGGAGGATGAACGATTTTCGGTGGAGCGTCGGCACGGGAATCGGGTCGATCGCGTCCCCATCGAGTTTGCGCTCGGATCGGGCTACCACGCGACCACTTTTGTGAGTCGGATCGAAGAAGCCGACGAGGATGCCGGCAGCAGAGGGAACCTGACACTCCGCGAGCATCGCCTCACCTATTATCACGACGATTCGCTCCGTCTCACTCCCGGCCAGAAAGCGGCGACCTCCCTGCCGGGGACCGATGCGCTGGGCCGGATCGTTCATGGAGACGAGGCGTTCGATTGCCTCTCCTGCCATGTCACTCTGACCTCGGGCACCGACGCGGATCGCTTCGATGAGGAGACGATGATTCCGAACGTGACCTGCGAGCGCTGTCACGGCCCCGGACGATCGCACATCGAGGACGCCCGAGGAGGTCTCGACCCCGATGCCCTGGTGATGCCCTTTGGGCCGACTCGGAATTCGACCGAGGATCAAATGCGACTCTGTGGCGCCTGCCATCGGCACCCGGCCGACGCACCGCCCAATACCATTCGACCCGACAACTTCGAGTTGATCCGCTATCAGCCCGTCGGCCTGATGCAATCGGCCTGCTACACCCAGAGCAACGGCGCCCTGAGCTGCACCACCTGCCACGATCCGCACCGCCGCCCCAGCACCGACCCGGCCTATTACACCGCCGCCTGTCTCTCATGCCACACGCCGACACAGCCCGAACAGGTTCCGTGTCCGGTGTCTCCCTCACAGGATTGCACGTCGTGCCACATGCCCCGGCTCGACTCGGGGCAGGGGATCTTTTTCTCGGACCACTGGATTCGCGTGCGGGACGAATTGGCTCCTAAGCCTGAGGATCACCCGAACGAAACCGAGTGA
- a CDS encoding proline--tRNA ligase encodes MLWSNALIPTQKESPADAVAPSHVLLLRAGMIRQLGAGTYSYLPLGLRVLKKAEQIVRQEMDEAGALELLMPALHPLELWEETGRVATMGEVLIKFDLGTDKKVCLGPTHEEVITDIARAFITSYRQLPVTAYQIQTKFRNEPRPRFGIVRTREFLMKDAYSFGANLDHLNASYDRMYEAYCRIFDRCGFPYVAVEAESGPIGGDASHEFMVPSPSGEDLLIHCGSCGYAANVEKAEIGAKDGHPPAPSDAPPASPVETPGKRTIEEVASFLKVKTEETAKLLVFLADGKPVAALIRGDHEANEGKVRRAFNAVSLEPADPPTVEKATGAPMGYLGPIDIKIPMAVDPSVAIMPRVVVGGNAEDVHLTNVVPGRDFPIDRVVDLRNAEAGDPCPRCGDALQVGNGIEIGHVFKLGTKYSDAMGAQFQDADGKTGSLIMGCYGIGVNRIVAAAVEAGHDANGIIWPLSLAPYEVLIVPLQVDPDGEVMKLTQEVAQALKFAGVDVLIDDRDQRPGPKFKDADLIGIPLRVVIGERGLKEGKIELKWRHESQASTVSAENAPQEVVNHIINARQAEQQRVDERAEKRVARRGNAG; translated from the coding sequence GTGCTCTGGTCGAACGCCCTGATCCCGACCCAGAAGGAGTCTCCGGCCGACGCCGTGGCGCCGAGCCACGTTTTGCTGCTGCGAGCCGGAATGATCCGTCAGCTCGGGGCAGGGACGTACTCGTACTTGCCGCTCGGGCTCCGCGTCCTCAAGAAGGCCGAGCAGATCGTCCGGCAAGAGATGGACGAGGCCGGAGCGCTCGAGCTGCTGATGCCTGCCCTGCACCCGCTCGAGCTCTGGGAGGAAACCGGCCGAGTGGCCACGATGGGTGAGGTCCTCATCAAATTTGACCTCGGCACCGACAAGAAAGTCTGCCTCGGGCCGACGCACGAGGAAGTCATCACCGACATCGCTCGGGCGTTCATCACCTCCTACCGCCAGCTCCCGGTCACGGCCTATCAGATTCAGACGAAGTTCCGGAACGAGCCGAGGCCCCGGTTCGGCATCGTCCGAACCCGCGAATTCCTGATGAAGGACGCCTACAGCTTCGGCGCGAATCTCGATCACCTCAACGCCAGCTACGACCGGATGTACGAGGCCTATTGCCGTATCTTCGATCGCTGCGGCTTCCCCTACGTCGCGGTCGAGGCCGAGAGCGGCCCGATCGGCGGCGACGCTTCGCACGAGTTCATGGTCCCGTCCCCTTCGGGAGAGGACCTGCTTATCCACTGCGGATCGTGTGGCTACGCCGCGAACGTTGAGAAGGCCGAGATCGGTGCGAAGGACGGACACCCCCCTGCCCCGAGTGATGCTCCGCCGGCCTCTCCTGTCGAAACCCCCGGTAAGCGCACCATCGAGGAGGTCGCCTCCTTCCTGAAGGTCAAGACCGAGGAAACGGCCAAGCTCCTCGTCTTCCTCGCCGACGGCAAACCCGTCGCCGCCCTCATCCGGGGCGATCACGAGGCGAACGAGGGGAAGGTCCGACGCGCCTTCAACGCCGTCTCACTCGAACCGGCCGATCCGCCAACCGTCGAGAAGGCGACCGGCGCCCCGATGGGATACCTCGGCCCGATCGACATCAAGATTCCGATGGCCGTCGATCCTTCGGTGGCAATCATGCCCCGCGTGGTCGTGGGCGGCAATGCGGAAGACGTGCACCTCACGAATGTCGTCCCCGGCCGAGACTTCCCGATCGACCGCGTCGTCGACCTTCGCAATGCCGAGGCCGGCGACCCCTGCCCCCGCTGCGGCGATGCGCTCCAGGTCGGCAACGGCATCGAGATTGGCCACGTCTTCAAGCTCGGCACCAAGTACTCCGACGCCATGGGGGCCCAGTTCCAGGATGCCGACGGCAAGACCGGCTCCTTGATCATGGGATGCTACGGGATTGGCGTGAACCGGATCGTCGCCGCTGCGGTTGAAGCCGGCCACGACGCCAACGGCATCATCTGGCCCCTGAGCCTCGCCCCTTATGAAGTTCTGATCGTTCCCTTGCAGGTCGATCCCGACGGCGAGGTGATGAAGCTGACCCAAGAAGTCGCCCAGGCCCTGAAGTTCGCCGGGGTCGATGTCCTGATCGACGACCGCGACCAGCGTCCCGGGCCGAAGTTCAAGGACGCTGACTTGATCGGCATTCCGCTCCGGGTCGTCATCGGCGAGCGGGGTCTGAAGGAAGGCAAGATCGAGCTGAAATGGCGGCACGAAAGCCAGGCCTCCACCGTCTCGGCCGAAAACGCTCCCCAGGAGGTCGTTAACCACATCATCAACGCCCGACAGGCCGAGCAGCAGCGCGTGGATGAGCGCGCCGAGAAGCGGGTGGCCCGCCGAGGGAACGCCGGATGA
- a CDS encoding glycosyltransferase family 4 protein translates to MTEALAGLGLFGIGGMLCYLLCWVVRWAAPKVGLIDSPGGRKAHKAPTPLGGGVAIWGTVVLVLGLGTAWVAWNLPVPRGVADYASGSLLRVGQLWIIVGLATGMMLVGLMDDRFRIDWKPRLALQVLAAVGLIAAGAQITLFGPFGWAPVRWAVTLLWIVGLTNSFNFLDNMDGLSAGVGLIVALLFVGAQIAVGALFVPAVLLVLAGALAGFLVHNSPPAKLFMGDAGSNFLGFLLGALTVVGTFTRDNPDSDFSPFGALAPLLVMAVPLYDTISVIIIRIREGRSPFQADRSHFSHRLVERGLTPPWAVRTIYLVTLAGGLGALLLHRLDGWGASVVASQTLCVLGVVAILELSRPKQLGASTDSPDSARSTPTG, encoded by the coding sequence GTGACCGAGGCGCTGGCCGGTCTGGGGTTGTTTGGCATCGGCGGTATGCTTTGCTATCTGCTCTGCTGGGTCGTGCGATGGGCCGCGCCGAAGGTCGGCCTGATCGACTCGCCTGGCGGCCGTAAGGCCCACAAGGCCCCAACCCCGCTCGGTGGTGGTGTGGCCATCTGGGGCACGGTCGTGCTGGTGCTTGGCCTGGGAACCGCATGGGTCGCCTGGAACCTGCCGGTCCCCCGAGGCGTGGCCGACTACGCCTCAGGGTCGTTGCTTCGAGTCGGACAGCTCTGGATCATCGTCGGCCTGGCCACGGGAATGATGCTCGTCGGCCTGATGGACGACCGCTTCCGGATCGACTGGAAGCCGAGGCTCGCCCTTCAGGTGCTCGCGGCGGTTGGCCTGATTGCAGCTGGGGCGCAGATCACCCTGTTCGGACCGTTCGGATGGGCTCCCGTTCGATGGGCCGTCACCTTGCTCTGGATCGTCGGCCTGACCAACTCCTTCAACTTCCTTGACAACATGGACGGCCTCTCCGCCGGGGTCGGCCTGATTGTCGCCCTGCTCTTCGTCGGAGCCCAGATCGCCGTCGGCGCTCTGTTCGTGCCGGCGGTTCTACTCGTCCTGGCCGGAGCCCTAGCCGGGTTCCTCGTTCATAATTCTCCCCCGGCAAAATTGTTCATGGGAGACGCCGGGAGCAATTTCCTCGGCTTCCTGCTCGGGGCGTTGACCGTGGTCGGCACCTTCACGAGAGACAACCCCGACTCCGACTTCTCCCCCTTCGGCGCCCTGGCACCACTGCTCGTCATGGCTGTGCCGCTCTACGACACCATCTCGGTCATCATCATCCGCATTCGAGAGGGCCGCAGTCCCTTCCAGGCCGATCGGAGCCATTTCTCGCATCGCCTGGTCGAGCGCGGGTTGACCCCGCCCTGGGCCGTGCGGACGATTTATCTGGTCACGCTCGCCGGCGGGCTTGGAGCACTCTTGCTGCATCGGCTCGATGGCTGGGGGGCCTCGGTGGTCGCCTCGCAAACGCTCTGCGTCCTCGGGGTCGTGGCGATCCTGGAACTTTCGCGGCCGAAGCAATTGGGAGCGTCCACCGACTCCCCTGACTCGGCCCGCTCGACCCCAACGGGATGA